Proteins encoded together in one Miscanthus floridulus cultivar M001 chromosome 16, ASM1932011v1, whole genome shotgun sequence window:
- the LOC136514442 gene encoding CASP-like protein 1C1: MAKLHRLISAVLRLAAAGGAAAAAIIMVTSHETTSFFGTEMEAKYSYTPSFVFFVVAFAVAFAYSLLALLVRPGSTASRLLLLSDVMVGMLLTGAVAATGAISQVGKSGNEHAGWLPICAQVQAYCSHVMGALIAGFLSLLLYFLIIMYSLHAVAKPLCSCH, translated from the exons ATGGCGAAGCTGCACCGGCTCATCTCCGCCGTGCTGAGGCTGGCTGCAGCGGGAGGCGCGGCGGCCGCAGCCATAATCATGGTGACCAGCCACGAGACCACCAGCTTCTTCGGCACAGAGATGGAGGCCAAGTACTCGTACACCCCATCATTCGT CTTCTTCGTGGTGGCATTCGCTGTGGCTTTCGCCTACAGCCTGCTCGCCCTCCTCGTGCGCCCGGGGAGCACCGCCTCCAGATTACTGCTCCTAAGCGACGTG ATGGTAGGGATGCTGCTGACGGGCGCTGTGGCGGCCACCGGCGCGATCTCTCAAGTCGGGAAGAGCGGCAACGAGCACGCCGGGTGGCTGCCCATCTGCGCGCAGGTGCAGGCCTACTGCAGCCACGTGATGGGGGCGCTCATCGCTGGCTTCCTCTCGCTGCTCCTCTACTTCCTCATCATCATGTACTCCCTCCACGCCGTGGCCAAACCCCTCTGCTCCTGCCATTAG